The genomic interval TTTTGAGCCGAGCACGCCCCTCGGGCGGGAATGGCCCGATGCGGGAGGTGAAGGGGGGCGGGTTACATCGCCGTCTCCAGGGTAACCGCCGCGGGTCTTGCTGCTGTTCCAGATGGGCGAGGAGGGGGAAGATCCCTGTGTGTCAACCTGCCTCCATACAGTCCCTGTTTGAAGTTACTGTAGATTTCAGGGTTCCGAAAGTAGGAGTCAGAGCGATGCCCAAACCCTTTTTGAAGGCAAGCGCGTGAAGCGCTGGGTGAACATCGAGCGGCCTGCTCTGCGCAAGCTGACACCACTGGACTGGTCGCTTGTTCTTGACGACTTGAAAGTCCCGCCCGGGAATGGACTCGAAGCATTGAAGGACGACCGGAAGGGGCAGCACAGCATCCGCATTAACAAGCAATGGCGAGTCTGCTTTGTTTGGACCCGGGATGGCGCTGCGAACGTTGAGATCGTCGACTACCACTGAAGGAAATAACTATGCGTACTGTGCCACCTGTCTCTCCGGGTGAAATGCTCGAAGAAGAATTCCTGAAGCCACTTGGGCTTACGAAGTATCGCCTGGCGAAGGACATCGGCGTTCCAGCGCAAAGGATCGGAGAAATCGTATCCGGCAAGCGTTCCGTGACAGCTGATACGGACCTCAGACTGTGCCGCTACTTCGGCCTGAGTGACGGCTGGTAGTTGCGAGGTCAAGCGGCCTACGACACAGCCATCGCCAAGGAAGCGCTGGCGGAAGAACTGGCCAGTATCCAAAGATGCTCACTCTTGGCCGCGTAACGGGTGCAGTCTAACCCCTCGCTTAGCTCGAACGTTATGCCGCATGAAGCCACAGCGCGGAGGTATCCGTGAATTTGACTCCGGATTCGAAGTCGTCGCCACGCAGTCCTGAACTGCCTGGAACCTGCAACGAAAGGTTTCTGGCAATCCGACAACTGACGCGTACGCTCGCCGTGCCCCTATCGGCGGAGGATTGCGCGATCCAGTCGATGCCGGATGCAAGCCCAGTAAAGTGGCATTTGGCGCACACGACGTGGTTTTTCGAGACCTTCGTGCTTGCACCGCATCAACCCGGCTACCGGCCTTTTGCGCTGCCCTATCGCGTTCTCTTCAATTCGTATTACAACACGGTCGGCGACCGACACCCTCGACCGGAGCGGGGAATGCTCTCGCGCCCGGGACTATTAGAGGTGCTCGCGTATCGCGATCATGTAGACGAGGCCATGCTCGAAATGTTTGCCGGAGAGCGATCGCTCCCCGAGGTCGACGCCTTGATCGAGCTCGGGCTGCACCATGAGCAGCAGCATCAGGAGCTCATCCTGACCGATGTGAAACATCTTTTCTCGCGCAATCCCCTGAAGCCCGCATATCAACAGCAATGGCTGCTTACTCCGATTCAGGCGTGCAAGCGGGGATGGATTTCCTTCGGCGCCGGAATCTACGAAATTGGACATGCCGGCGCCGGGTTCTGTTTCGACAACGAGGCGCCGCGCCACCGTGTCTGGCTCGATGCGTTCCAGATCGCTTCGCACCCGGTGACCCACGGTGATTTCATGGAGTTCATCGACGAAGGCGGCTACCGGCGGCCGGAACTGTGGCTCTCCGCGGGGTGGGACGCGGTGACCACCCATGGCTGGCAGGCGCCCCAGTATTGGGAGCGTCGAGAGGGTGTTGGTGCGCGTTCACGCTTCATGGAGAGGTGCCCGTGGACCCGCATACGCCCGTTTGCCATGTAAGTTTCTACGAGGCCGATGCCTTTGCGCGTTGGGCCAAGGAACGACTGCCGACCGAAGCCGAGTGGGAGGTGGCCGCGCGCTGCGCGTCGCTCGCCGGAAACTTCCTTGAGAGCGGCGCGTTGCACCCGCTTGCGCTGCGCGAGGCGCCGGCCGACGGGACGCCCGCGCAGGCGTTTGGCGACGTCTGGGAATGGACGCGCAGCGACTACGGACCATACCCCGGCTTCCGGTCTGCCGCCGGCGCTGTCGGTGAGTACAACGGCAAGTTCATGAGCGGCCAATACGTCCTGCGCGGCGGATCGTGCGCGACACCCTTAAACCATATCCGCGGAACCTACCGAAACTTCTTTCCGCCCGATGCTCGCTGGCAGTTCTCGGGTCTGCGCCTCGCGCGCGAGGCCGAATGATGTTCCGGTCATCCAGCGCGCTGAATAAAGGCAGTCGCGGCATAACACCTCCTCGGATGCCGACCTGCTACGCCTGATCCACCGCTTCCTCATGGCGGGCGTGGTGGTGGACGGCCAGCTCGCCGCCACGCCGACATGGGGGCCGGCAGGCTACCGGGAACGACGCAAGCGCGGGGTAACGGCGCGCTCGGCGTGGAACACCCGCCCGTCGGCGCAGGGACCGTGGCGTTGATCGAAGACCCCGCCCTGGCCTTGGCGTTACCCCTGCGCTACTTCGAGACCCTGGGCGTACCGCGCCTTGCCACCCGGTAAGCATTCAATTCATCGAACCGCCGGCTACGTGACCCGTTCGTCCGGTGGTGGGGGAGGGCGGGGCCGTGAGGCTTCTTCC from Chromatiaceae bacterium carries:
- a CDS encoding type II toxin-antitoxin system RelE/ParE family toxin encodes the protein MKRWVNIERPALRKLTPLDWSLVLDDLKVPPGNGLEALKDDRKGQHSIRINKQWRVCFVWTRDGAANVEIVDYH